Proteins encoded in a region of the Phoenix dactylifera cultivar Barhee BC4 chromosome 3, palm_55x_up_171113_PBpolish2nd_filt_p, whole genome shotgun sequence genome:
- the LOC103715676 gene encoding uncharacterized protein LOC103715676 encodes MVVVMAWLADLRARVGTGDRGLRRDDPPGVVGILAFEAAATMARLVSLHRALSEHEVRRLRSEIMRSQGVAYLNSTDQFLLFRLACAELMDDLDRAAAAISHLGVRCRGALPRGFASIYADFKAGGISTDLRRLGMGSTPKAVEKRVRKMERYVAMTARLYAEMEMLSELEASERKMEQQWRRYSGPIPMQKHIAADPLRLEIKSQRQRVRRLKEESLWSQSQDKVVERMARAALSVFARICAVFGQFVPGLPDNRVSLRPRTYPIFFSKHSSGPMERPIPRESNVRNSAPIFRTAEAITKPYADWRKQLVAPPTTVGGSGLARRYANAIVLAERLHLMRSGGDGLDSEEAREAAAVREELYGLLPAGMRGTVRAKLRECWRKDSGVVDQWLAKGWKEAVGRILGWLGPVAHDTVWWQEERSMDRQQRFDTRPRSLLLQTLHFSDKEKTETAIVDVLVGLSCVCWYDERRLESLRC; translated from the coding sequence ATGGTCGTCGTCATGGCCTGGCTCGCCGATCTGCGGGCCCGAGTGGGAACCGGTGACCGCGGCCTCCGCCGCGACGACCCTCCGGGCGTCGTCGGGATCCTCGCCTTCGAGGCTGCGGCAACCATGGCCCGCCTCGTCTCCCTCCACCGCGCCCTCTCCGAGCACGAAGTCCGCCGCCTCCGGTCCGAGATCATGCGGTCCCAGGGCGTGGCCTACCTCAACTCCACCGACCAGTTCCTTCTCTTCCGCCTCGCCTGCGCCGAATTGATGGATGACCTCGaccgcgccgccgccgccatctCCCACCTCGGCGTCCGGTGCCGCGGAGCCCTCCCGAGAGGCTTCGCCAGCATCTACGCCGACTTTAAGGCCGGCGGAATCAGTACCGATCTACGCCGGCTCGGAATGGGGTCCACGCCGAAGGCGGTCGAGAAACGGGTGAGAAAGATGGAGCGCTACGTCGCGATGACCGCGAGATTATACGCGGAGATGGAGATGCTGTCCGAGCTGGAGGCGTCGGAGCGGAAGATGGAGCAGCAGTGGAGGCGGTACAGCGGGCCGATACCGATGCAGAAACATATCGCCGCCGATCCGCTCCGGCTCGAGATAAAGTCGCAGCGCCAGCGAGTCCGGCGGCTCAAGGAGGAGTCGCTCTGGAGCCAGAGTCAGGACAAGGTGGTGGAGCGCATGGCTAGAGCCGCCCTCTCTGTCTTCGCCAGGATCTGCGCCGTCTTCGGCCAGTTCGTGCCGGGGCTCCCTGATAACCGGGTCAGTCTCAGACCCCGAACCTACCCGATATTTTTCAGCAAGCACTCGTCCGGTCCGATGGAAAGGCCGATACCGAGAGAATCAAATGTCAGAAACTCGGCTCCGATATTTAGAACGGCGGAAGCGATCACCAAGCCATATGCTGACTGGAGGAAGCAATTGGTGGCGCCTCCGACCACGGTCGGGGGATCAGGCCTGGCTCGTCGTTATGCGAATGCGATCGTACTGGCGGAGAGGCTGCATCTGATGAGGTCCGGCGGCGATGGGTTGGACAGCGAGGAGGCCagggaggcggcggcggtgaGAGAGGAGCTGTATGGGCTGTTGCCGGCGGGGATGCGGGGGACGGTAAGGGCGAAGCTGAGGGAGTGCTGGAGGAAGGACAGCGGGGTGGTGGATCAGTGGCTGGCGAAGGGGTGGAAGGAGGCCGTGGGGCGAATTCTCGGGTGGCTGGGGCCGGTGGCGCACGACACCGTGTGGTGGCAGGAGGAGCGGAGCATGGACCGGCAGCAGCGGTTCGACACGAGGCCGAGGTCGCTGCTACTGCAGACGCTGCATTTCTCCGACAAGGAGAAGACGGAAACGGCGATCGTGGATGTGCTGGTCGGGCTGAGCTGCGTTTGTTGGTACGACGAGCGGCGGCTCGAGTCATTGAGGTGTTGA